A genomic segment from Neobacillus sp. YX16 encodes:
- a CDS encoding glycoside hydrolase family 127 protein: MKDVKVEYRKQNVTLLDGIFKESQEVGKGFLLTLDVDRLVASCYQAISKIPKKPLYGGWEKRGISGHSIGHWLSAASSMYAVTKDKELKEKLDYAINELEHVQSFDPDGYVSGFPRDCFDKVFAGGDFQVSNFSLGDSWVPWYSIHKIYAGLIDTYKLTGNEKALQVVLKLADWAKRGTDNLSNQEFQRMLICEHGGMNEAMADLYLITGNTDYLELAIRFCHRAILDPLSKGIDELEGKHANTQIPKVVGAAKLFEITGETYYHDCAIYFWDIVTRNRSYVIGGNSKNEHFGLENTEELGIQTNETCNTYNMLKLTEHLFNWTHKVEYMDYYERALYNHILASQDPDTGMKTYFVSTQPGHFKVYCSHDDSFWCCTGTGMENPARYTRQIYHYENEELYVNLFISSEIGFEKIKLKQETTFPDNPSSKLVFEEANNEFLTIHIRVPIWISGEMSAKVNEQHIYSSSENGYLTITGNWNSGDVIELSLPMELHSYVSKSDSSKVSFMYGPIALAGALGRENFPETDILDDHLSLNNYPLIDVPTLVTNETNLNKWINPVEGSSLTFETDKIGQPGNAKVTLIPFYALHHQRYTLYWDLMNEEAYKEFLNREQSEQEKLQLLTVDQVQPHEQQSEIEHSMKAENSYSGYLNVVHRAWRDSRDDGFFSYEMAVDPTKRMYLCVTYFSGDGILYLDGKTYVRYFQILVNDKEIGEQKLEGKVSEELFNEIYEIPAEITRGNEKVEVKFVSTKGKIAGGVYGLRTLNGI, translated from the coding sequence ATGAAAGATGTTAAAGTTGAGTATCGAAAACAGAATGTTACATTATTAGATGGTATTTTTAAGGAATCACAGGAAGTTGGAAAAGGATTTTTATTGACATTGGATGTTGATAGATTAGTAGCATCTTGTTACCAAGCCATTTCCAAAATACCGAAAAAACCGCTTTATGGCGGCTGGGAAAAAAGAGGAATCAGTGGTCATTCAATCGGACATTGGTTGTCAGCTGCTTCAAGTATGTATGCAGTAACAAAGGATAAAGAATTAAAGGAAAAGCTTGATTACGCCATTAATGAACTCGAACATGTGCAATCATTTGACCCAGATGGGTATGTTAGTGGTTTTCCACGAGATTGCTTTGACAAGGTTTTTGCAGGGGGAGATTTTCAGGTTTCTAATTTTAGTCTGGGAGATTCATGGGTACCGTGGTATAGCATTCATAAAATTTATGCTGGGCTAATCGATACGTATAAGCTAACCGGCAATGAAAAGGCTCTTCAAGTTGTTCTTAAACTAGCGGATTGGGCAAAAAGAGGAACTGATAATCTTTCAAATCAAGAGTTCCAACGAATGCTAATATGTGAACATGGCGGAATGAATGAAGCAATGGCTGATCTTTATTTAATAACAGGTAACACTGACTATCTAGAACTAGCGATTAGATTCTGTCATAGAGCAATCCTTGATCCACTTTCAAAAGGAATCGATGAACTTGAAGGAAAACACGCCAATACCCAGATTCCTAAAGTAGTTGGTGCTGCTAAGCTCTTTGAAATTACAGGTGAAACTTACTACCATGATTGTGCGATTTACTTCTGGGATATCGTCACTAGAAATCGTTCATATGTCATAGGCGGGAATTCAAAAAATGAACATTTTGGTCTTGAAAATACGGAAGAACTTGGTATTCAAACGAATGAAACATGTAACACCTATAATATGCTGAAGCTAACAGAGCACTTATTTAATTGGACACATAAGGTAGAATACATGGATTACTACGAAAGGGCATTGTATAACCATATCCTTGCTTCACAAGATCCTGATACTGGAATGAAAACATATTTTGTTTCAACGCAGCCTGGACATTTTAAAGTATACTGCTCACATGATGATTCGTTCTGGTGCTGTACTGGTACCGGAATGGAAAACCCAGCACGATATACACGACAAATTTACCACTATGAAAATGAAGAACTATATGTGAATTTATTTATTAGTTCTGAAATTGGGTTTGAAAAAATCAAGTTAAAACAAGAAACTACGTTTCCTGATAACCCTTCTTCAAAACTGGTCTTCGAAGAGGCTAATAATGAATTTTTAACGATTCATATAAGGGTTCCAATTTGGATATCAGGTGAGATGAGTGCAAAGGTTAATGAACAGCATATTTATTCTTCGAGTGAGAACGGGTACTTAACGATAACAGGCAATTGGAATTCAGGTGATGTAATTGAACTTAGCCTTCCAATGGAGCTTCATTCCTATGTCTCTAAGAGCGATTCAAGTAAAGTTTCATTTATGTATGGACCTATTGCATTAGCCGGAGCATTGGGAAGAGAAAACTTTCCTGAAACAGATATTTTGGACGATCACTTATCTTTAAATAATTACCCATTAATTGATGTTCCCACCTTAGTTACGAATGAAACGAATTTAAACAAATGGATAAATCCTGTAGAAGGTTCATCGTTAACATTTGAAACCGATAAGATTGGACAACCAGGAAATGCAAAAGTGACCCTAATTCCATTTTACGCCTTACATCACCAACGATACACCTTATACTGGGATTTAATGAATGAAGAAGCGTATAAGGAATTTTTAAATAGAGAACAAAGTGAACAGGAGAAATTACAGTTACTGACAGTTGACCAAGTTCAGCCACATGAACAGCAATCTGAGATTGAACATTCAATGAAGGCTGAAAATTCATATTCAGGCTACTTGAATGTAGTTCATCGAGCATGGAGAGATAGTCGAGATGATGGATTTTTTAGCTATGAAATGGCTGTTGATCCAACTAAACGTATGTATCTATGTGTAACCTATTTTAGTGGCGACGGTATTTTATATCTTGATGGAAAAACTTATGTAAGATACTTTCAAATATTAGTAAATGATAAGGAAATTGGGGAGCAAAAGCTTGAAGGTAAGGTTTCAGAAGAGTTATTTAATGAGATTTACGAAATTCCAGCTGAAATAACAAGAGGAAATGAGAAAGTTGAAGTTAAATTCGTCTCAACCAAAGGAAAAATTGCAGGTGGAGTTTACGGGTTAAGAACCCTTAATGGTATTTAA
- a CDS encoding Gfo/Idh/MocA family oxidoreductase, translated as MKKLKIGIIGCGNISSIYMENCQKFPHLELVACADLDSQRAQLQAEKFGVPMACSVEELLSNPAIELVINLTIPKAHASVCIQALEAGKHVYTEKPLAVTREEGKQILETAKKHNLLVGSAPDTFLGAGVQTAIHLIEQGEIGIPIGASAFMICRGHEHWHPDPVFYYDIGGGPMFDMGPYYLTALVALLGPIKRISSSTRISYHERTVLSTPKTGTKIEVSTPTHISGVIDFESGVIGSITTSFDAFGGTSLPPIEIYGSEGTLLVPDPNTFGGPVKIRKRDEKEFKEVPLAYGYSQNSRGLGVADMAKAILEGGKYRANSELAYHVLEAMHGFHDSSDSGKHYIMESTCERPESVSLELQA; from the coding sequence ATGAAAAAACTTAAAATCGGTATCATTGGTTGTGGAAATATTAGTTCTATTTATATGGAAAACTGTCAGAAGTTCCCTCACCTAGAGTTAGTGGCATGTGCAGACTTAGATTCACAACGAGCACAATTGCAAGCTGAAAAGTTCGGTGTCCCTATGGCTTGTTCCGTGGAAGAACTGCTGTCTAACCCAGCGATTGAACTCGTAATTAATCTAACCATTCCTAAAGCACATGCCTCTGTTTGCATCCAGGCACTTGAAGCAGGAAAGCATGTTTATACAGAAAAACCCCTTGCTGTTACACGCGAAGAAGGAAAACAAATTTTAGAAACAGCTAAGAAGCATAATCTTCTTGTTGGCAGTGCACCTGACACCTTCTTAGGCGCTGGTGTTCAAACTGCTATCCATTTAATTGAACAAGGTGAAATTGGTATACCAATTGGTGCATCTGCCTTCATGATTTGCCGCGGGCACGAACATTGGCATCCAGACCCAGTCTTTTATTATGATATTGGCGGCGGACCCATGTTTGATATGGGACCTTATTACTTAACAGCCTTAGTGGCTCTTTTAGGACCGATCAAACGAATTTCTAGTTCAACACGTATTAGTTATCACGAAAGAACTGTGCTTAGCACACCGAAAACAGGTACTAAAATTGAAGTATCAACCCCTACACATATCTCAGGAGTGATAGATTTTGAATCGGGTGTAATTGGAAGTATTACAACCAGCTTTGATGCCTTTGGCGGCACATCGCTGCCCCCAATTGAAATTTACGGCAGTGAAGGAACGCTACTTGTTCCTGATCCTAATACGTTCGGTGGCCCAGTCAAAATAAGGAAACGTGACGAAAAAGAATTTAAAGAGGTGCCTCTTGCATATGGATATTCCCAAAACAGTAGAGGGCTTGGTGTTGCTGATATGGCCAAAGCCATCCTCGAAGGAGGGAAATATCGAGCAAATAGCGAATTAGCGTATCACGTTTTAGAAGCGATGCATGGCTTCCATGATTCCTCAGATAGCGGGAAACATTATATAATGGAAAGTACATGTGAGCGTCCTGAATCTGTGTCTTTGGAATTACAGGCTTAG
- a CDS encoding ThuA domain-containing protein encodes MKKSALIVWGGWDGHQPEQVAEIFKGILEEENFQVEVSNSLDSYGDKEKLKSLDLIVPHWTMGEIERKYVLNISEAVAAGVGLAGCHGGMCDSFRNNVDWQFMTGGNWVAHPGNDGVEYTVNIKHTSSPLLEGLSDFKVTSEQYYLHYDPAVEVLATTRFPVFHGPHAANKAVDMPVVWTKRWGNGNVFYSSLGHQANIIAMPEVSLIMRRGFLWASEGKKHDVASIYGNVRTYTGMGDSQ; translated from the coding sequence ATGAAAAAAAGTGCATTGATTGTTTGGGGCGGATGGGATGGCCATCAGCCCGAACAGGTAGCTGAAATCTTTAAAGGGATCCTTGAGGAAGAAAACTTCCAAGTAGAGGTTTCCAATTCACTAGACTCATATGGAGACAAGGAAAAGTTAAAATCCTTGGATTTAATTGTTCCCCACTGGACGATGGGTGAAATTGAAAGGAAGTATGTCTTAAATATCTCTGAAGCAGTCGCAGCAGGTGTTGGTTTAGCTGGGTGCCATGGAGGAATGTGTGACTCTTTCCGTAATAATGTGGACTGGCAATTTATGACGGGCGGTAATTGGGTGGCCCATCCTGGAAATGATGGGGTGGAATACACGGTCAACATCAAGCATACCTCTAGTCCATTATTAGAGGGTCTCTCTGATTTTAAAGTCACAAGTGAGCAATATTACCTTCACTACGATCCAGCTGTTGAGGTATTAGCCACCACTCGCTTCCCCGTTTTTCACGGACCGCACGCGGCTAATAAAGCAGTTGATATGCCTGTTGTTTGGACAAAACGTTGGGGCAATGGGAATGTGTTTTATAGTTCGTTAGGCCATCAAGCTAATATCATTGCCATGCCGGAAGTTTCACTCATTATGCGCCGTGGATTTTTGTGGGCCTCTGAAGGAAAAAAGCATGATGTAGCGTCTATTTATGGAAATGTACGGACCTACACTGGCATGGGAGATAGTCAGTAA
- a CDS encoding Gfo/Idh/MocA family oxidoreductase, whose product MEKLRIGMVGYKFMGKAHSHAYRDLPLFFPNTVHPEMKVLCGRDLNGVTTAAKQYGWDEYTTDWKSLLVRDDIDLIDINAPSDVHKEITIAAAQAGKHVFCEKPLALTLKDSREMLDVVEAAGVKHMVGFNYRFAPAVMLAKKLIDEGRLGEIYHFRSWFLQDWLVDPNFPRVWRLQKEIAGSGSHGDLGAHLIDLSHYLIGDITEVIGMNETFIKERPIPSQMTGLSAKSCDSNEKGEVTVDDATLFLARFANGALGSFEATRFAAGHRCTNSFEINGSKGSVIFDFERMNELQVYFVDDRDDVQGFRRVLATDPAHAYAENWWPPGHTIGYEHTFIHEMVELMESFRENRLPVPNFRDGVKCQEVLEAVDLSIKKRQWIRISDV is encoded by the coding sequence ATGGAAAAACTTAGAATTGGAATGGTTGGTTATAAATTTATGGGTAAAGCACACAGTCATGCTTACCGGGATCTTCCACTCTTTTTCCCGAATACGGTTCATCCTGAAATGAAAGTTCTTTGCGGCCGTGACCTAAACGGTGTGACCACTGCAGCCAAGCAATATGGCTGGGACGAATATACCACCGACTGGAAAAGCCTCTTAGTAAGAGATGACATCGATTTAATCGATATTAATGCACCTAGTGATGTACATAAAGAAATAACGATTGCTGCTGCACAGGCAGGCAAACATGTTTTTTGCGAAAAACCGTTAGCGCTTACATTAAAGGATTCTAGAGAAATGCTTGATGTCGTTGAGGCTGCCGGGGTCAAACATATGGTTGGATTTAACTATCGCTTTGCCCCTGCTGTTATGTTGGCTAAAAAGCTCATTGACGAAGGAAGATTGGGCGAAATCTATCATTTCCGGTCCTGGTTTTTACAGGATTGGCTCGTGGATCCAAACTTTCCTCGTGTCTGGAGACTTCAGAAAGAAATTGCAGGTTCAGGCTCTCACGGAGACCTTGGGGCTCATTTAATCGATCTATCTCACTATCTAATTGGCGATATTACCGAAGTGATTGGAATGAACGAAACGTTTATAAAGGAACGCCCAATTCCTTCTCAGATGACAGGCTTATCAGCAAAAAGCTGTGATAGTAATGAAAAGGGCGAAGTGACAGTGGATGACGCTACCCTATTCTTAGCTCGGTTCGCTAACGGAGCCTTAGGAAGCTTTGAAGCTACTCGCTTTGCGGCTGGACACCGCTGTACGAATTCATTTGAGATCAATGGCAGTAAAGGAAGTGTTATCTTTGATTTTGAACGGATGAATGAACTGCAAGTTTATTTCGTTGATGACCGTGACGATGTCCAAGGCTTCCGCCGCGTCTTAGCAACGGACCCTGCTCACGCTTATGCGGAAAACTGGTGGCCGCCAGGACATACGATTGGTTATGAACATACGTTTATTCATGAAATGGTTGAACTTATGGAGTCTTTCCGGGAAAATCGACTGCCTGTTCCAAACTTCCGTGATGGCGTAAAGTGCCAGGAAGTCTTAGAAGCGGTTGATTTATCGATTAAAAAACGCCAATGGATCCGAATTTCTGACGTATAA
- a CDS encoding AraC family transcriptional regulator: MLIYEAHHFDLISNYHTLNLNFPSHFHRGFELLFLVDGEMEVIINQRSYHFKTGQFLLILPYEIHSFITKSHSRANICIFSPDYVPTFQRMIENSSLENPVFNLSLEADTLISRKLFKDNSNLLEQKACLYLLLSELMGQTSLIKGEKQDPELLHKLLTYIQDHFTESISLKSIAGTLGYSYNYLSKYFNTHINMSFVDFLNETRVNYACYLLIYTEKNITEIVFLCGYESIRSFNRNFVKIKLCTPKEYREKEPHSFIDLYPVNRIT, from the coding sequence ATGTTAATATATGAAGCACACCATTTTGATTTAATATCAAACTACCATACATTGAATTTAAACTTTCCAAGCCATTTCCATCGTGGTTTTGAATTATTATTCCTCGTTGATGGGGAAATGGAAGTCATTATTAATCAAAGAAGTTACCATTTTAAAACTGGACAATTCTTACTCATATTACCGTATGAAATTCACTCGTTTATTACAAAATCACATTCTCGAGCTAACATTTGTATATTTTCGCCAGACTATGTTCCGACATTTCAAAGGATGATAGAAAATAGTTCACTTGAAAATCCAGTTTTCAACCTATCTTTGGAAGCGGATACACTAATCTCTAGGAAACTTTTCAAAGATAACTCAAATCTGCTAGAACAAAAAGCCTGTCTCTATTTATTATTGTCAGAACTAATGGGACAAACTAGCTTGATTAAAGGAGAAAAACAAGACCCGGAGTTGCTCCATAAGTTGTTAACCTATATTCAGGACCATTTTACAGAATCGATTTCTTTAAAAAGTATCGCAGGTACATTAGGCTACAGTTATAACTATTTATCAAAGTATTTTAATACTCATATTAATATGTCTTTTGTGGATTTTTTAAATGAAACCAGAGTAAACTATGCTTGTTATCTATTAATCTATACAGAAAAAAATATTACTGAAATTGTTTTTCTATGTGGTTATGAAAGCATACGGTCCTTTAATCGCAACTTTGTAAAGATAAAATTATGTACACCAAAAGAATACAGAGAAAAGGAGCCGCATTCGTTTATTGATCTGTATCCAGTCAATAGAATTACTTGA
- a CDS encoding beta-galactosidase — MVKKLVEDKLKLGVCYYPEHWSEELWEDDYRRMKELGFTYVRMGEFAWTIFEPEEGIFSFDLFDRAVAKAHEYGLKVIMGTPTATPPAWLTQKYPEVLNVTQDGISYQHGARRHYNYNSETYQRLSSIIVTKMVKHYKNHPAIVGWQIDNELNCEMDVFYSEADHKAFREWAKAKYETLDNLNQAWGTVFWNQTYTSWDQVYLTRKTVPNSPNPHHILDEKRFISDSAISFAKVQADILREHAPNQWVTTNGMFNHLDNHKMTNDLLDFFAYDSYPNFGRVIEDNSEKPLRDRKWSWNLSIVRSISPNFAIFEQQSGPGGWVTRMEQPSPKPGQLRLWTYQSIAHGADMVMYFRWRTATKGTEIYWHGINDYHNLPNRRVKEIDQVSKEIQRIGDIIIGSSYKAEAALVTSYDNEWDGEFDKWYGPYASKSKDAWIKAFQYNHVPADAVYLRNETTIDDLKKYKVLVYPHPAIVTKQQAELFKEYVKEGGKIIFGCRSGYKDETGQTYMKAFPGYLADLVGVTVEDFTRVAPFEEVPSINFKGENVLEANDFNEILQLQSEDVEVISTFSSAYFEGKPALVKRNYGLGSSYYFGGVFNLEHASLLLKEFELNNYHDQFELPEEIELAIRHKDGIEYTFLLNYSERPQEIVVKKEYKNILTGNMVTNKHTLNPFDVLILES, encoded by the coding sequence ATGGTAAAAAAATTAGTAGAAGATAAGTTAAAGTTAGGTGTGTGTTACTATCCGGAGCATTGGTCAGAGGAACTATGGGAAGATGATTACAGACGAATGAAAGAATTAGGCTTCACATATGTCCGTATGGGTGAATTTGCCTGGACGATATTTGAACCAGAAGAAGGGATATTTTCGTTTGATTTATTTGATCGGGCTGTAGCCAAGGCTCACGAATACGGTTTAAAAGTGATCATGGGGACACCAACTGCAACACCTCCTGCCTGGTTGACACAAAAGTATCCGGAAGTACTAAACGTTACACAAGATGGTATTTCGTATCAACATGGTGCACGCCGCCACTATAATTACAACTCTGAAACCTATCAAAGGTTATCTTCCATTATTGTCACTAAAATGGTTAAGCATTATAAAAACCATCCTGCTATCGTGGGCTGGCAGATTGATAACGAATTAAATTGTGAAATGGATGTTTTTTACTCAGAAGCCGATCACAAGGCATTCAGGGAATGGGCAAAGGCAAAATATGAAACGTTAGATAACTTAAATCAGGCATGGGGCACAGTATTTTGGAACCAAACGTATACAAGCTGGGATCAAGTCTACTTAACTCGTAAAACAGTGCCAAATTCACCGAACCCTCATCATATACTGGATGAAAAACGATTTATTTCCGATAGTGCTATTTCCTTTGCAAAGGTACAAGCAGATATTCTGCGTGAACATGCACCGAATCAGTGGGTTACGACCAACGGGATGTTTAATCATTTAGATAATCACAAAATGACCAATGATTTACTCGATTTCTTTGCATATGATTCCTACCCGAACTTTGGAAGAGTAATCGAAGACAATTCAGAAAAACCATTGCGCGACCGGAAATGGAGCTGGAATTTAAGTATTGTCAGAAGTATTTCCCCGAACTTTGCAATTTTTGAACAGCAATCTGGTCCTGGAGGCTGGGTAACGAGAATGGAACAACCTTCTCCAAAACCTGGCCAGCTTCGGCTATGGACCTACCAATCTATTGCTCATGGCGCAGATATGGTGATGTATTTTAGATGGAGAACAGCTACAAAAGGCACAGAAATTTACTGGCATGGTATCAATGACTACCATAACCTCCCAAATCGCCGTGTTAAGGAGATTGACCAGGTAAGCAAAGAAATCCAGCGAATTGGAGATATTATTATTGGCTCCTCCTATAAAGCGGAGGCTGCTCTTGTAACAAGCTATGATAATGAATGGGACGGAGAATTTGATAAATGGTATGGACCATATGCTTCAAAAAGTAAAGATGCATGGATTAAAGCCTTTCAATACAACCATGTACCCGCAGATGCTGTTTACTTAAGGAATGAAACTACTATAGATGATTTAAAGAAATACAAAGTACTAGTTTATCCTCATCCAGCCATAGTAACGAAACAACAAGCTGAATTATTTAAGGAATACGTTAAAGAAGGCGGAAAAATCATATTTGGATGTCGTTCTGGTTATAAGGATGAAACCGGCCAAACGTATATGAAGGCATTCCCTGGATATTTGGCTGATTTAGTTGGAGTGACAGTAGAAGATTTCACAAGAGTTGCTCCATTTGAAGAGGTACCTAGTATAAACTTCAAGGGAGAAAATGTTCTGGAAGCAAATGATTTTAACGAAATTCTACAACTACAATCGGAGGATGTAGAGGTAATTAGTACGTTTTCTAGTGCGTATTTTGAAGGTAAGCCTGCCTTAGTAAAACGAAACTATGGATTAGGCAGCAGCTATTATTTTGGCGGAGTATTTAATTTAGAGCATGCTTCCTTATTATTGAAGGAATTTGAACTAAATAACTATCATGATCAATTTGAGTTGCCAGAGGAGATCGAATTAGCCATTCGACATAAAGATGGAATAGAGTACACATTCTTATTAAATTATTCTGAAAGACCGCAAGAGATTGTTGTTAAAAAAGAGTACAAAAACATACTAACTGGAAATATGGTTACAAATAAACATACTTTAAATCCTTTTGATGTTTTGATACTAGAATCATAA
- a CDS encoding LacI family DNA-binding transcriptional regulator: MKKENITIYDIAKEANVSPATVSRVLTGNAKVRPQTMRKIVDVIEKYNFRPNSLARSLLHKQSKTIGFILPDINHPFFSTLVQKSEAYALELGYTTFLCNTMNNSENESKYLQSLVEKQVDGIIYLGGRINDTDTDQEYAEEMKKVMERVPVVFVNGQMSGVDAHIVRTDEESGVEMLVELLVNLNHKNIGFLGGLEGVSSTDVKKNTFVNIMENKGLGVNKSWVLDAGFSIESGEEVAAQFLSLKDRPTAVICANDLVAIGVIKVLTKFGLKVPDDVSVVGFDDIYLAKHFPPGITTVSQNYDLLGQTAINVLVDLINEKGAEKETVIPTSLVLRDSCKIFSEK, encoded by the coding sequence ATGAAAAAGGAAAATATAACAATATATGACATTGCTAAAGAAGCTAATGTATCACCAGCTACAGTTTCAAGAGTCTTAACCGGAAATGCAAAAGTGCGTCCACAGACAATGCGGAAAATAGTTGATGTGATTGAAAAATATAATTTTAGACCTAATAGTTTAGCAAGAAGCTTATTACATAAGCAATCGAAAACTATTGGATTTATCTTACCAGACATAAATCATCCATTTTTTTCAACACTGGTTCAAAAAAGTGAAGCATATGCATTGGAGTTAGGATATACAACATTTTTGTGCAATACGATGAACAACTCAGAAAATGAATCTAAATACTTGCAAAGTTTAGTAGAAAAACAGGTGGATGGGATTATTTATCTTGGTGGCAGAATTAATGACACTGACACCGATCAAGAATATGCTGAAGAAATGAAGAAAGTAATGGAAAGAGTTCCTGTTGTTTTTGTTAATGGTCAAATGTCGGGGGTAGATGCCCATATTGTTAGAACGGATGAAGAGTCAGGAGTTGAAATGCTTGTTGAACTTTTAGTAAATCTAAATCATAAAAACATTGGATTTCTTGGCGGACTAGAAGGGGTAAGTTCAACAGATGTAAAAAAGAATACTTTTGTTAATATAATGGAAAATAAAGGATTAGGTGTCAATAAAAGTTGGGTTTTGGATGCTGGGTTTAGTATTGAATCTGGTGAAGAAGTTGCAGCACAATTCCTCTCTTTAAAAGATAGGCCTACAGCGGTTATCTGTGCCAATGATTTAGTGGCGATTGGGGTAATAAAAGTCCTTACCAAATTTGGGTTAAAGGTTCCAGATGATGTTTCAGTTGTTGGGTTTGATGACATTTATTTGGCAAAGCATTTCCCTCCAGGAATCACGACAGTAAGTCAGAATTATGATCTATTAGGTCAAACCGCTATTAATGTACTAGTAGATTTAATTAATGAGAAAGGGGCAGAGAAAGAAACGGTTATTCCAACTTCACTCGTATTAAGAGATTCTTGTAAAATATTTTCAGAAAAATAA